A genomic window from Mesorhizobium sp. CAU 1732 includes:
- a CDS encoding metalloregulator ArsR/SmtB family transcription factor: MIQIDAFMAIADANRRHLLEELRRGPKTVNELAGGLPISRPAVSQHLKVLLDAGLVNARAQGTRRIYAVDTDGFLKLNIWLDQFWTE, from the coding sequence ATGATCCAGATCGATGCGTTCATGGCCATCGCGGACGCCAATCGCCGTCATCTCCTCGAGGAGCTGCGGCGCGGTCCCAAGACCGTCAATGAACTGGCAGGCGGACTGCCGATTTCCAGGCCCGCCGTCTCGCAGCACCTCAAGGTTCTTCTCGATGCGGGTCTGGTGAACGCGCGCGCGCAAGGAACGCGCCGGATCTATGCCGTCGACACGGACGGGTTCCTCAAGCTCAATATCTGGCTGGATCAGTTCTGGACGGAGTGA
- a CDS encoding YdcH family protein gives MSEQEQAEVRLEFSKVKQEHTDFDAAINAMIAMGCDTLQIQRMKKKKLALKDRLQQLEDKIIPDIIA, from the coding sequence ATGTCGGAACAGGAACAGGCCGAGGTTCGTCTCGAGTTTTCCAAGGTGAAGCAGGAGCACACGGATTTCGATGCCGCGATCAATGCCATGATTGCCATGGGTTGTGACACGCTCCAGATCCAGCGAATGAAAAAGAAAAAGCTGGCCCTGAAGGACCGCCTTCAGCAGCTTGAAGACAAGATCATTCCCGACATCATCGCCTGA
- the purE gene encoding 5-(carboxyamino)imidazole ribonucleotide mutase, whose product MVGSHADVAIIMGSQSDWATMSHAAQTLDALGIAHESLIVSAHRTPQRLYDFARRARERGFKVIVAGAGGAAHLPGMTAAMTPLPVFGVPVESKALSGQDSLLSIVQMPAGIPVGTLAIGKAGAINAALLAAAVLALHDEALAARLDAWRAAQTDAVAERPSDGA is encoded by the coding sequence ATGGTGGGCTCGCACGCTGACGTCGCCATTATCATGGGCAGCCAGTCCGACTGGGCGACGATGAGCCACGCCGCGCAGACCCTCGATGCGCTGGGCATCGCGCATGAAAGCCTCATCGTTTCCGCCCATCGCACGCCCCAGCGGCTTTATGATTTCGCCCGCAGGGCGCGCGAGCGCGGCTTCAAGGTCATCGTCGCGGGCGCCGGCGGCGCCGCACATCTGCCGGGCATGACAGCCGCCATGACGCCGCTTCCGGTCTTCGGCGTGCCGGTCGAATCGAAGGCTCTGTCCGGCCAGGATTCCCTTCTCTCGATCGTCCAGATGCCCGCCGGCATTCCGGTCGGCACGCTCGCGATCGGCAAGGCGGGCGCGATCAACGCCGCCCTTCTCGCAGCCGCCGTCCTCGCACTTCACGACGAGGCGCTTGCCGCGCGGCTGGATGCCTGGCGCGCCGCGCAGACGGATGCCGTCGCCGAGCGCCCCTCGGACGGGGCATGA
- the ykgO gene encoding type B 50S ribosomal protein L36: MKIKNSLKSLKGRHRDNRMVRRKGRVYIINKTAPRFKARQG, translated from the coding sequence ATGAAGATCAAGAATTCGCTCAAGTCGCTCAAGGGCCGCCATCGCGACAATCGCATGGTTCGCCGCAAGGGCCGCGTCTACATCATCAACAAGACTGCACCTCGCTTCAAGGCGCGCCAGGGCTGA
- a CDS encoding alpha/beta hydrolase, with the protein MNIAVAAACFLLALLLVLAGVSRIGAWVIERNNPPAGTFVTVDETRLHTVHVPADPDADLPPLVFIHGASGNLLDQMFPIRPLLEGRAQMLFFDRPGHGWSERGPGNANPYEQADTLAALMDHYGMDDAIIVGHSFGGAVTAAFALNHPDKTRGLVFLSAATHPWPGAGTAWYYKLSAVPVLGRLFTETLAWPGGSMQMRAASASVFSPNRLPETYLKDAAISLVLRPSAFRWNAMDVAGLYDHVVEASKRYPEIKAPTVIITGNRDTVVLENIHSVGLARDIAGSELVWVDNLGHKPDWIAPDLVVAAIEKIAGRPIDLEAAARVAEARIAGDARAVSEPGEGAPDVAVSR; encoded by the coding sequence ATGAACATCGCCGTTGCCGCCGCCTGCTTCCTGCTCGCCCTGCTTCTCGTTCTCGCCGGCGTCAGCCGCATCGGCGCCTGGGTCATCGAACGCAACAATCCGCCTGCCGGCACGTTCGTGACCGTCGATGAGACGCGGCTTCATACCGTTCACGTTCCGGCTGATCCCGATGCAGACCTCCCGCCTCTGGTGTTCATCCATGGCGCAAGCGGCAATCTGCTCGACCAGATGTTTCCGATTCGCCCATTGCTGGAGGGGAGGGCGCAGATGCTGTTCTTCGACCGCCCCGGTCATGGCTGGTCGGAGCGCGGCCCGGGCAACGCCAATCCCTACGAGCAGGCCGATACGCTCGCGGCGCTGATGGATCACTATGGGATGGACGATGCGATCATCGTCGGGCACTCCTTCGGCGGAGCGGTGACGGCGGCGTTTGCGCTGAACCATCCCGACAAGACGCGCGGGCTGGTGTTCCTGTCCGCCGCGACGCATCCGTGGCCGGGTGCCGGCACCGCCTGGTACTACAAGCTGTCCGCAGTGCCTGTGCTTGGCCGGTTGTTCACCGAAACGCTGGCGTGGCCCGGCGGGTCGATGCAGATGCGCGCGGCGTCAGCCTCCGTCTTCTCGCCGAACAGGCTGCCGGAAACCTATCTCAAGGACGCGGCGATTTCGCTCGTGCTGCGGCCCTCCGCATTCCGCTGGAACGCGATGGACGTGGCGGGGCTCTACGACCACGTCGTCGAGGCATCGAAGCGCTACCCTGAGATCAAGGCACCGACGGTGATCATCACCGGCAATCGCGACACGGTCGTTCTGGAGAACATCCATTCGGTCGGGCTCGCGCGCGACATCGCCGGCTCCGAACTCGTCTGGGTCGACAATCTCGGCCACAAGCCGGACTGGATCGCGCCCGACCTCGTCGTCGCCGCCATCGAAAAGATCGCGGGGAGACCGATCGATCTGGAGGCTGCGGCGCGCGTGGCCGAAGCACGCATCGCGGGCGATGCGCGTGCCGTCAGCGAGCCCGGAGAGGGCGCGCCCGACGTCGCGGTCTCTCGATAA
- a CDS encoding NAD(P)H-quinone oxidoreductase: MATTPLPDKMTAIAITEPGGPLVLKPERRDVPTPGTGEILVRVRAAGVNRPDVFQRKGAYPPPKGASDLPGLEVAGEVAALGAGATRWRIGDAVAALTPGGGYAEYAIVHESNALPIPHGFTFTEAAAIPETFFTVWHNVFQRGGLKPGETFLVHGGSSGIGTTAIQLASAFGSYVFATAGSPEKCDACLKLGADRAINYREEDFVRVVKDATDGKGVNVILDMVGGDYVDRNYDAAAIEGRIVQIATLGGPKASADFSKVMVKRLTHTGSTLRPRTVAFKGEIAAELEAKVWPLLATRKIAPVMDMIFPLKEAWRAHERMEEGDHVGKIVLDVA; encoded by the coding sequence ATGGCGACAACACCCCTTCCCGACAAGATGACGGCGATCGCGATCACCGAACCCGGCGGCCCGCTCGTCTTGAAGCCGGAACGCCGCGACGTACCCACGCCCGGCACCGGCGAAATCCTGGTTCGCGTGCGGGCAGCCGGCGTCAACCGGCCGGACGTATTCCAGCGCAAGGGTGCCTATCCCCCGCCCAAGGGCGCATCGGACCTGCCCGGCCTCGAAGTCGCCGGCGAGGTGGCGGCGCTGGGCGCGGGCGCCACGCGCTGGCGCATCGGCGACGCGGTCGCCGCCCTGACGCCCGGCGGCGGCTACGCCGAATACGCGATCGTCCACGAATCCAACGCGCTGCCGATCCCGCACGGCTTCACCTTCACCGAGGCAGCCGCCATTCCGGAAACCTTCTTCACCGTGTGGCACAACGTGTTCCAGCGCGGCGGCCTCAAGCCGGGCGAAACCTTCCTCGTCCATGGCGGGTCGTCCGGCATCGGCACGACCGCGATCCAGCTCGCCTCCGCATTCGGCAGCTATGTGTTCGCCACCGCCGGCTCGCCGGAGAAATGCGACGCGTGCCTCAAACTCGGCGCCGACCGCGCCATCAACTACCGCGAGGAGGATTTCGTCCGCGTCGTGAAGGACGCCACGGACGGCAAGGGCGTCAACGTCATCCTCGACATGGTCGGCGGAGACTATGTCGATCGCAACTACGATGCCGCCGCCATCGAAGGCCGCATCGTGCAGATCGCGACGCTGGGCGGCCCGAAGGCCAGTGCGGATTTCTCGAAGGTCATGGTCAAGCGGCTGACCCATACGGGCTCGACGCTGCGCCCCCGCACCGTGGCGTTCAAGGGCGAGATCGCGGCCGAACTGGAAGCCAAGGTGTGGCCGCTTCTGGCGACGCGCAAGATCGCGCCTGTCATGGACATGATCTTCCCGCTGAAGGAGGCGTGGCGCGCGCATGAACGCATGGAAGAGGGCGACCATGTCGGCAAGATCGTTCTGGACGTCGCCTGA
- a CDS encoding tetratricopeptide repeat protein, with translation MRNVFAISLALLVVIPTVASAQSTGRSSTSITAPEEGSRLDALFTELKRAKNEPSAKRVSSRIWQEWSRSGSATTDLLMRWAQEAIDAEKYDVAMDFLDQVTLLAPDYAEGWNKRATLHFTMENYAKSMTDIDRTLRLEPRHFGALGGLAVILKNSGRKQAAMHAYERVLDVYPMMRDAQTELGKLADEMAGEGI, from the coding sequence ATGCGGAACGTTTTTGCCATTTCCCTCGCCCTGCTGGTCGTGATTCCCACCGTCGCGAGCGCCCAGTCGACCGGCCGGTCCTCGACGTCCATCACCGCGCCCGAAGAGGGCTCTCGTCTCGACGCGCTCTTTACCGAACTCAAGCGCGCCAAGAACGAGCCGTCGGCCAAGCGCGTCTCCAGCCGTATCTGGCAGGAGTGGTCGCGATCCGGCAGCGCCACGACCGACCTTCTGATGCGCTGGGCGCAAGAGGCGATCGATGCCGAGAAATACGACGTGGCGATGGACTTTCTCGATCAGGTCACCTTGCTCGCGCCCGACTACGCCGAAGGCTGGAACAAGCGCGCGACGCTGCATTTCACGATGGAAAACTATGCCAAGTCGATGACCGACATCGACCGCACCCTGCGGCTGGAGCCGCGCCATTTCGGGGCGCTCGGGGGGCTTGCCGTCATCCTCAAGAACAGCGGCCGCAAGCAGGCCGCGATGCATGCCTATGAACGCGTGCTCGACGTCTACCCGATGATGCGCGACGCACAGACCGAACTCGGGAAACTTGCCGATGAGATGGCCGGCGAAGGCATCTGA
- a CDS encoding N-formylglutamate amidohydrolase — protein sequence MTRDALFAPFEAIDGDRSRGLVLLADHAGRQLPQEYGDLGLPAAEFDRHIAYDIGVEAVTRGLAAALDVPAVMAHFSRLLIDANRGEDDPTLIRQLYDGTIVPANYPMSDDERERRLDRYYRPYHDAVGSVIASVAAESGHAPFIFSVHSFTPAMQGRPRPWHVGILWDSDDRAVRPLLDMLARDPAMVVGDNEPYDGALRGDTMYRHAIVNGYAHALIEIRQDLIATRQGIDSWVERLVPILEEINRLPDMHVVKQFGSRTGPI from the coding sequence ATGACCCGCGACGCCCTCTTCGCCCCGTTCGAAGCCATCGATGGCGACCGGTCGCGCGGCCTCGTTCTGCTCGCAGACCATGCAGGCAGGCAACTGCCGCAGGAGTATGGCGACCTCGGCCTGCCGGCTGCGGAATTCGACCGCCACATCGCCTATGACATCGGCGTGGAGGCCGTGACGCGGGGGCTTGCTGCGGCGCTCGACGTGCCTGCCGTCATGGCGCATTTCTCGCGCCTGCTGATCGACGCGAATCGCGGCGAGGACGACCCGACGCTGATCCGCCAGCTCTATGACGGCACGATCGTTCCGGCGAACTACCCGATGAGCGACGACGAGCGCGAGCGTCGGCTCGACCGCTACTATCGCCCCTATCACGACGCGGTCGGGTCCGTGATCGCTTCCGTGGCGGCCGAGAGCGGGCACGCCCCCTTCATCTTCTCGGTGCATTCCTTCACGCCCGCCATGCAGGGCCGGCCGAGGCCCTGGCATGTCGGCATCCTGTGGGACAGTGACGACCGTGCCGTGCGCCCGCTGCTCGACATGCTGGCACGCGACCCGGCCATGGTCGTGGGCGACAACGAGCCCTATGACGGCGCGCTGCGCGGCGACACGATGTATCGCCACGCCATCGTCAACGGCTACGCGCATGCGCTGATCGAGATCAGGCAGGATCTGATCGCGACGAGGCAGGGCATCGATTCGTGGGTGGAACGGCTGGTGCCGATCCTTGAAGAGATCAACCGGCTGCCCGATATGCATGTCGTGAAGCAATTCGGCTCCCGTACCGGGCCGATCTGA
- a CDS encoding DUF1036 domain-containing protein produces the protein MVSATPALADFRVCNATQSLVGVAIGYRARTGWVTEGWWHVEGSTCKTLIEGALSSRYYYLYAEDAERGGRWDGPVNMCVAEREFKIAGPGDCFARGFQRAGFQEYDTGEQASWMVQLTDDPANSGAPAVTGSDTQ, from the coding sequence ATGGTGTCAGCGACCCCGGCGCTGGCGGATTTCCGGGTGTGCAACGCGACGCAAAGTCTCGTCGGCGTGGCGATCGGCTATCGCGCGCGCACCGGCTGGGTCACCGAAGGCTGGTGGCATGTCGAAGGCTCGACCTGCAAGACGCTGATCGAGGGTGCCCTGTCGTCGCGCTATTATTATCTCTACGCCGAAGACGCCGAACGCGGCGGTCGCTGGGACGGGCCGGTCAACATGTGCGTGGCGGAACGCGAGTTCAAGATCGCCGGCCCCGGTGACTGTTTCGCGCGCGGCTTCCAGCGCGCCGGCTTCCAGGAATACGACACGGGCGAGCAGGCGAGCTGGATGGTCCAGCTCACGGACGATCCCGCGAACAGCGGCGCGCCTGCCGTTACCGGATCGGACACGCAATGA
- a CDS encoding DUF2312 domain-containing protein, translating into MAEDITADSAQTVASGQLRAFIERIERLEEEKQTIADDIKEVFAEAKGTGFDTKAIRTIIRLRKKDQAEREEEEAILDLYMAALGME; encoded by the coding sequence ATGGCCGAGGACATCACAGCCGATTCCGCTCAAACCGTTGCCTCGGGCCAGCTTCGCGCCTTCATCGAGCGCATCGAGCGCCTCGAGGAAGAGAAGCAGACGATCGCCGACGACATCAAGGAAGTCTTCGCCGAAGCCAAGGGCACCGGCTTCGACACCAAGGCGATCCGCACCATCATCCGGCTTCGCAAGAAGGACCAGGCGGAGCGCGAGGAAGAAGAAGCGATCCTCGACCTCTACATGGCCGCGCTCGGCATGGAATAA
- a CDS encoding DUF1192 domain-containing protein: MAIFEDEAAKPKRAHEIGQDLSLLSVDELNERIGQLKSEIARLEGELSSKGATKLAAEALFRRE, translated from the coding sequence ATGGCGATATTCGAGGACGAAGCAGCCAAGCCGAAGCGAGCGCACGAGATCGGCCAGGACCTGTCCCTGCTGTCCGTGGACGAACTCAACGAGCGAATCGGCCAGCTCAAATCCGAGATCGCGCGTCTCGAGGGCGAATTGTCGTCCAAGGGAGCCACCAAGCTTGCCGCCGAAGCGCTTTTCCGGCGCGAATAG
- a CDS encoding DUF1244 domain-containing protein, giving the protein MTELTPDQQRDFEAAAFRTLVAHLRTRTDVQNIDLMNLAGFCRNCLSNWYRDAANEAGVQMDKDRSREIIYGMPYSEWQAKYQTDASDQKKSAFETNRPKDH; this is encoded by the coding sequence ATGACCGAGCTCACCCCGGACCAGCAGCGCGATTTTGAGGCGGCGGCGTTCCGCACGCTCGTCGCGCATCTGCGCACGCGCACCGATGTCCAGAACATCGACCTGATGAACCTCGCCGGCTTCTGCCGCAACTGCCTGTCCAACTGGTATCGCGATGCCGCCAACGAGGCGGGTGTGCAAATGGACAAGGACAGGTCTCGCGAAATCATCTACGGCATGCCCTATTCCGAGTGGCAGGCGAAATACCAGACGGACGCATCCGACCAGAAGAAGTCAGCATTCGAGACCAACCGGCCGAAAGACCATTGA
- a CDS encoding 5-(carboxyamino)imidazole ribonucleotide synthase yields the protein MTGLLAPGSTIGIIGGGQLGRMLAMAAARLGYQTIVLEPQADCPAAQVANRQIIAGYDDAHGLAGLAQDCAVVTYEFENVPVRAVELLSADVPVYPPPRALEVAQDRVTEKASINAMGISTAGFVPVDSDDDLVDGLARFGGSGVLKTRRLGYDGKGQRVFRDADAADAAGVYDAMGGVPLILEALVPFEREISVIAARGVDGAIEVYDPAENAHRAGILHSSTIPASVSDVTADAARVAAEAILTGLDYVGVIGVEFFVLADGSVLVNEIAPRVHNSGHWTEAACAVSQFEQHIRAIAGLPLGDTRRHSDCVMENLIGDDVLRAPQLLAEPDVVLHLYGKAEARPGRKMGHFTRLKR from the coding sequence ATGACCGGCTTGCTCGCCCCCGGCTCGACGATCGGTATCATCGGCGGCGGCCAGCTCGGCCGGATGCTCGCGATGGCTGCCGCACGGCTCGGCTACCAGACGATCGTTCTCGAGCCCCAGGCCGATTGCCCCGCGGCACAGGTCGCCAACCGGCAGATCATCGCCGGCTATGACGATGCGCACGGCCTGGCCGGACTCGCGCAGGATTGCGCCGTCGTCACCTACGAGTTCGAGAACGTGCCGGTTCGGGCCGTGGAACTCCTGTCGGCAGATGTGCCGGTCTATCCGCCGCCGCGTGCGCTCGAGGTCGCGCAGGACCGCGTGACCGAGAAGGCGTCGATCAACGCGATGGGCATATCCACGGCCGGCTTCGTGCCCGTGGACAGCGACGATGATCTTGTCGACGGGCTCGCCCGGTTCGGTGGCAGCGGCGTCCTCAAGACGCGCCGCCTCGGCTATGACGGCAAGGGCCAGCGGGTGTTCCGCGATGCGGATGCGGCGGATGCCGCCGGCGTCTACGACGCCATGGGTGGCGTGCCGCTCATCCTGGAAGCGCTGGTGCCGTTCGAGCGCGAGATTTCCGTCATTGCCGCGCGCGGCGTCGATGGTGCGATCGAGGTCTACGATCCGGCCGAAAACGCGCATCGCGCCGGCATCCTGCACAGCTCGACCATTCCCGCTTCGGTTTCCGACGTTACCGCCGATGCGGCGCGGGTTGCCGCGGAAGCGATCCTCACCGGGCTCGACTATGTCGGCGTGATCGGGGTCGAGTTCTTCGTGCTTGCCGATGGCAGCGTGCTGGTGAACGAAATCGCTCCGCGCGTCCACAATTCGGGCCACTGGACGGAAGCGGCTTGCGCGGTCTCGCAGTTCGAGCAGCATATCCGCGCGATCGCCGGGCTGCCCCTCGGCGATACGAGGCGGCATTCGGATTGCGTGATGGAAAACCTGATCGGCGACGACGTGCTGCGCGCGCCCCAGCTTCTGGCCGAACCGGATGTCGTGCTGCATCTCTACGGGAAGGCCGAGGCACGTCCGGGCCGCAAGATGGGCCATTTTACACGACTCAAGCGCTGA
- a CDS encoding MFS transporter, with translation MLATYRPIFSLLRGTAFLLAASGLHGLLLPLRGQAEGFSTASLGLFGTAWAGGFIAGCFFAPRLVRKVGHIRAFGAFAASGAIIALLTGLMINEYAWIVLRAGTGLTMAGAFMIIESWLNERATNENRGTVFGLYMMVTYASIMGGQMIVAFADVNSAALFMVAGIFFCASLIPTAITSAASPQPLADVKLDLRGLYANSPVAAVGCLLIGVANGAWGTLGAVYGARVGISTPEIALMMSFVVVAGAVAQLPVGRISDMTDRRYVLSAAAFGCALVGVAVFLFAPRSANLILGMTAAYGALAYTLYSIAVAHANDHANSEDFVKLSGGLLLLYGFGTMIGPILGAFLMGRMRPESIFLATALAHFLLAGYAIVRVRARAPVPIEDREIFKTLPSERAVTPQGVLLDPRADSDNPEAEPPADAGDPDAEDVKPQGI, from the coding sequence ATGCTCGCGACATACAGACCGATCTTCTCGCTTCTTCGCGGCACCGCGTTTCTGCTCGCAGCCTCGGGCCTGCATGGTCTCCTGCTGCCGCTGCGCGGTCAGGCGGAGGGCTTTTCGACGGCTTCGCTGGGCCTGTTCGGCACGGCCTGGGCCGGCGGGTTCATTGCCGGCTGCTTCTTTGCTCCGCGGCTCGTGCGCAAGGTCGGTCACATCCGCGCGTTCGGCGCGTTTGCGGCTTCGGGAGCGATCATCGCGCTCCTGACCGGCCTGATGATCAACGAATATGCCTGGATCGTGCTGCGCGCGGGAACCGGCCTGACGATGGCCGGGGCCTTCATGATCATCGAAAGCTGGCTCAACGAGCGCGCGACGAACGAGAACCGCGGCACGGTGTTCGGCCTCTATATGATGGTGACATACGCCTCGATCATGGGCGGCCAGATGATCGTGGCCTTCGCCGACGTGAATTCGGCCGCCCTGTTCATGGTCGCGGGCATCTTCTTCTGCGCCTCGCTGATCCCGACCGCGATCACGTCCGCCGCGAGCCCGCAGCCGCTCGCCGACGTGAAACTCGATCTTCGCGGCCTTTATGCCAACTCGCCGGTCGCGGCGGTCGGCTGCCTGCTGATCGGCGTCGCGAACGGCGCGTGGGGTACGCTCGGTGCCGTCTATGGCGCGCGCGTTGGCATCTCGACGCCTGAAATCGCGCTGATGATGAGCTTCGTCGTCGTTGCCGGCGCGGTCGCGCAATTGCCGGTCGGACGCATCTCCGACATGACCGACCGTCGCTATGTGCTCTCTGCGGCCGCCTTCGGCTGCGCGCTGGTGGGGGTGGCCGTCTTCCTGTTCGCGCCGCGCTCGGCGAACCTGATCCTCGGCATGACCGCTGCCTATGGCGCGCTCGCCTACACGCTCTATTCGATCGCGGTCGCGCATGCGAACGACCATGCGAATTCCGAGGATTTCGTAAAACTCTCCGGCGGGCTGCTCCTGCTCTACGGCTTCGGGACGATGATCGGGCCGATCCTCGGCGCATTCCTGATGGGCCGGATGCGGCCGGAGAGCATCTTCCTCGCGACCGCGCTCGCGCATTTCCTGCTTGCCGGCTACGCGATCGTGCGTGTGCGGGCTCGCGCGCCGGTGCCGATCGAGGATCGCGAGATCTTCAAGACGCTGCCGTCGGAACGGGCCGTCACGCCGCAGGGCGTGCTGCTCGATCCCCGCGCGGATTCCGACAACCCGGAGGCTGAGCCTCCGGCGGATGCCGGCGATCCGGACGCCGAAGACGTCAAGCCGCAAGGGATTTGA
- a CDS encoding DUF465 domain-containing protein produces the protein MSLASHLAELKRKHGDIEREIDEASNHPSYDALEIAQLKRRKLALKDEIEKLRSPTRH, from the coding sequence ATGTCTCTTGCATCCCACCTTGCTGAGCTCAAGCGTAAGCATGGCGATATCGAACGTGAAATCGACGAAGCATCGAACCATCCCTCATACGACGCCCTCGAAATTGCACAACTGAAGCGACGCAAGTTGGCGCTCAAGGACGAGATAGAAAAGCTGCGGTCTCCGACCCGGCATTAA
- the pyk gene encoding pyruvate kinase, with amino-acid sequence MRRSRKVKILATLGPASSDEVMIKRLFEAGADVFRINMSHASHELMRELVARLRKVEEEVGRPIGILADLQGPKLRVGKFENGSVELEPGQTFTLDDNPKPGDDKRVHLPHPEILKSVEPGHRLLIDDGRLQLKVIKANGKSIVCEVVSGTKISDKKGVSLPDTDLPVGALTEKDRKDLDAVLATGVDWVALSFVQRPEDLAEVRKIARGRAAIMSKIEKPQAVARLAEIIELSDALMVARGDLGVEMPLEAVPGIQKQITRAARRAGKPVVVATQMLESMISAPVPTRAEVSDVSIAVFEGADAVMLSAESAAGQYPVEAVATMNAIAVQVEKDPLYPGIINAQRSEPEATGADAISLAARQIGETLKLAAIVTYTASGTTGLRAARERPQLPIIALSPVVETARRLSLVWGTHCVVTEDANDLDDMVDRACRIAFRENFGGAGDRIIITAGVPLRTPGATNMLRIAYIGSDGQGGH; translated from the coding sequence ATGAGACGCAGCCGCAAGGTCAAGATACTCGCAACGCTCGGTCCCGCCTCATCCGACGAGGTCATGATCAAGCGGCTGTTCGAGGCCGGTGCGGACGTGTTCCGCATCAATATGAGCCATGCGAGCCACGAGCTCATGCGCGAGCTGGTGGCCCGCCTGCGCAAGGTCGAGGAAGAGGTCGGCCGGCCGATCGGCATTCTCGCCGACCTTCAGGGCCCCAAGCTGCGCGTCGGCAAGTTCGAGAACGGCTCCGTCGAGCTCGAACCCGGCCAGACATTCACGCTGGACGACAACCCGAAGCCCGGCGACGACAAGCGCGTGCACCTGCCGCATCCGGAAATCCTCAAATCCGTCGAGCCCGGCCACCGGCTGCTGATCGACGACGGCCGGCTGCAACTGAAGGTCATCAAGGCCAACGGCAAGTCGATCGTCTGCGAGGTGGTGTCCGGCACCAAGATTTCCGACAAGAAGGGCGTGAGCCTGCCCGATACGGATTTGCCGGTCGGCGCGCTGACGGAAAAGGACCGCAAGGACCTCGACGCGGTGCTCGCGACAGGCGTGGACTGGGTGGCGCTGTCCTTCGTGCAGCGCCCCGAAGACCTTGCCGAAGTGCGCAAGATCGCGCGCGGGCGCGCAGCGATCATGTCGAAGATCGAGAAGCCGCAGGCGGTCGCGCGCCTGGCCGAAATCATCGAACTGTCCGACGCCTTGATGGTCGCGCGCGGCGATCTCGGCGTCGAAATGCCGCTCGAGGCGGTTCCGGGCATCCAGAAGCAGATCACGCGCGCCGCGCGCCGCGCCGGCAAGCCGGTCGTCGTCGCCACGCAGATGCTGGAATCGATGATTTCCGCACCCGTTCCGACCCGCGCGGAAGTGTCGGACGTCTCGATCGCCGTCTTCGAGGGCGCGGATGCGGTGATGCTGTCGGCCGAATCGGCTGCCGGGCAATATCCCGTCGAGGCCGTCGCGACGATGAACGCCATCGCCGTGCAGGTCGAGAAGGACCCGCTCTATCCGGGCATCATCAACGCGCAGCGCTCGGAGCCCGAGGCGACGGGAGCCGACGCGATCTCGCTTGCCGCGCGCCAGATCGGCGAAACGCTGAAGCTTGCGGCGATCGTCACCTACACGGCGTCCGGCACCACCGGACTGCGCGCCGCCCGCGAGCGTCCGCAACTGCCGATCATCGCGCTATCGCCCGTTGTCGAGACAGCGCGGCGGCTCTCGCTGGTCTGGGGCACGCATTGCGTGGTCACGGAAGATGCCAACGATCTGGACGACATGGTCGACCGTGCCTGCCGCATCGCGTTCCGGGAGAATTTCGGAGGCGCCGGCGATCGCATCATTATCACCGCCGGCGTGCCGCTGAGAACGCCTGGCGCAACGAACATGCTGCGCATCGCCTATATCGGCAGCGATGGACAGGGCGGGCACTAA